A genomic stretch from Rhodomicrobium vannielii ATCC 17100 includes:
- a CDS encoding cytochrome-c peroxidase, whose amino-acid sequence MKHMLFSRRLFFGVAAAAVAVSFLIHTHEQDHKAEVVRTEAARFAALKAEAEQLVADFPADPDAQALGRVRMAYERARAAWPAPILLPDAKVAEFAPLEIRPKPSGIAIAKVELGRMLFEDPRLSVSGQIACQNCHNQELGWGDGLRSSFGHNRKRGKRNAPPLFSAAYRPALFWDGRVTKLEEQALGPMTNPIEMAVHDFSAVTARLGKDDIYRERFRSIYGSDQIDIAWVADAVAAFETTLERPTRFDRFLKSDTAALTDEQVWGMHLFRTKAGCMNCHSGPLLTDERYHNLGLSLLGRPLGDLGRQAVTGLEDDVGRFRTASLRHVSKTGPYMHNGLIPDLRRVVIFYEIGGGKTRPINDKQTTDDLMRAAAKTSPLVKKFNFTPAERQALIEFLKAL is encoded by the coding sequence ATGAAACACATGCTCTTTTCCCGACGTCTCTTCTTCGGCGTGGCGGCCGCTGCGGTCGCCGTGTCGTTCCTCATCCACACCCATGAACAAGACCACAAGGCTGAGGTCGTCCGCACGGAAGCGGCGCGATTTGCGGCGCTGAAGGCAGAGGCCGAGCAACTGGTAGCGGATTTTCCGGCCGATCCCGACGCTCAAGCGCTCGGTCGCGTTCGCATGGCTTACGAAAGGGCACGGGCCGCCTGGCCCGCGCCCATCTTGCTTCCAGACGCCAAAGTCGCCGAATTCGCGCCGCTCGAAATCCGGCCGAAGCCAAGCGGTATCGCAATCGCGAAGGTCGAGCTTGGCCGAATGCTGTTCGAAGACCCGCGCCTGTCCGTCTCCGGGCAGATCGCCTGTCAGAATTGCCATAACCAGGAACTCGGCTGGGGCGATGGTTTGCGTTCCTCTTTCGGCCACAACCGCAAGCGTGGCAAGCGCAATGCGCCGCCGCTGTTCAGTGCCGCCTATCGTCCGGCTCTTTTCTGGGATGGTCGCGTTACCAAGCTTGAGGAGCAGGCGCTCGGGCCCATGACGAATCCGATCGAGATGGCGGTTCACGATTTCAGCGCAGTGACCGCGCGTCTCGGAAAGGACGATATCTATCGAGAGCGCTTCCGCAGCATTTATGGTTCGGATCAGATCGATATCGCATGGGTAGCAGACGCCGTCGCCGCCTTCGAAACGACTCTTGAGCGCCCGACGCGCTTCGATCGCTTCCTCAAGAGCGATACGGCAGCGCTAACCGATGAACAAGTGTGGGGTATGCATCTTTTCCGCACGAAAGCCGGTTGCATGAACTGCCACAGCGGCCCGCTTCTCACCGACGAGCGCTATCACAATCTCGGTCTTTCCCTGCTCGGCAGACCGCTGGGCGACCTCGGCCGTCAAGCAGTGACAGGGCTTGAGGACGATGTTGGCCGGTTCCGCACAGCCAGCCTGCGGCATGTCTCGAAGACGGGGCCTTACATGCACAACGGATTGATCCCGGATCTTCGGCGCGTCGTCATCTTCTACGAGATTGGAGGCGGCAAGACGCGTCCCATCAACGACAAACAAACCACGGACGATCTCATGCGCGCTGCCGCGAAGACCTCGCCGCTCGTTAAAAAATTCAACTTCACGCCAGCAGAGCGCCAGGCACTCATCGAATTCCTCAAAGCGCTTTAG
- a CDS encoding TonB-dependent receptor produces the protein MSKARVRAKRAPRAIAACVAGVGFFFSTSFESVLAQSGQQSASRQISIPAQPLASALVAFSRQTGVAIFAPSSATSGKRSSSVGGNMRPDAALRTLLAGTGLSYTFTSATSAKVVAGGAVTPLNGSETLDEIVVEDGAGQQFFGTAPADTGTTVMSGDLLQVRKDGTGDANAILKNLPNVQYQNEAKKDGGDDDQSVIDLKPKEMSISGARVYENNFIIDGMPTNNVAGSVERYGDEDLSDGTPVADRIYGLHSQTVYVPAEFLDTATVMDSNVSAQYGNFQGGVVSYKLNEPAKDRLRTTVTTDYSTSDWAEYNLKTETKTNPNNVQQPDFIKKRGSLTVSGPVNDWLSILGQVSHEEALTHKDKQYRYYSQRAEEDSDKNFYRFKANADTRYGEFSAEVIYDTYRQLWESHTYRDFKMDIGKDTLTAKLENTYKIGDQAFAGISFGNVKLTSRMSYSGSETTDDASGNIARQMKQTEWSPAGANGKVVWTSTELSDWCRTDPTLKQATLCYDGAWGDSLQKQKQVSWSEAVTGDVFLGKFSFGTDYAYTDAQRMRPEDFIYYSQYTTAYTAKVSRFDCSKTSEECSKEQFSNIKTVWRAYDIDAQLHDFGSYAELDQTWRWFNVRAGARVSLDSYMHNLDIAPRLVATVTPFEDLSVSAGYNRYYNANSLAYAIRDQQPRGQAYIRAHESGTVSDSWTARVITGNYTNSASGLDTPFSDERTISVAGKEPLLDGSWRIRFLDRRSFDQYASDANGTTYTLTNNGKGFYESVTGEYLKRLNPLTIPHMDALAFNASFTWSRQRVSHNNYYVDDLIDDRIWYNGKSYSLGGFGAVLGNLDIPMRLQMGFTSKWFDDALSFDIFGNYNLAFRGIRDTEEKISIDGVTHDIYEDFDYSSRFTVDVASAYTFFKEGDTSFTVDGRIDNVFNETGNATATNARPWIIGRTVWVGAKATF, from the coding sequence ATGAGTAAGGCACGCGTGCGCGCAAAGCGCGCGCCGAGAGCCATCGCGGCTTGCGTCGCGGGGGTCGGTTTCTTCTTTTCAACGTCGTTCGAGAGTGTTCTGGCGCAGTCTGGGCAGCAAAGCGCCAGCAGACAAATCAGCATCCCGGCGCAGCCACTGGCTTCGGCGCTCGTCGCTTTCTCGCGACAAACAGGGGTTGCAATCTTCGCACCTTCATCGGCGACCTCGGGTAAGCGCTCATCTTCAGTAGGGGGCAACATGAGGCCCGATGCAGCATTGCGCACTCTGCTCGCAGGCACCGGGTTGTCCTACACTTTTACCTCCGCGACCTCAGCGAAGGTTGTCGCTGGAGGAGCAGTCACCCCTCTCAACGGGAGTGAGACGCTGGACGAGATCGTGGTGGAGGATGGCGCAGGGCAGCAATTCTTCGGCACGGCACCAGCGGACACCGGGACAACCGTCATGTCCGGAGACCTTCTGCAGGTCAGGAAGGATGGAACCGGCGATGCCAACGCCATCCTGAAAAATCTTCCAAACGTGCAGTATCAGAACGAAGCGAAGAAGGATGGCGGCGATGACGATCAGTCCGTGATCGACCTCAAGCCGAAGGAAATGTCCATCTCCGGTGCGCGAGTTTACGAGAACAACTTCATAATCGACGGCATGCCAACCAACAACGTCGCCGGTAGTGTCGAACGCTATGGCGATGAAGATCTGTCTGATGGCACCCCTGTCGCAGACCGCATCTACGGTCTTCATTCGCAGACGGTCTATGTACCGGCCGAGTTTCTCGATACCGCAACGGTCATGGATAGCAACGTGTCCGCGCAGTACGGCAACTTCCAGGGCGGCGTCGTATCCTACAAACTGAACGAACCGGCGAAAGATCGCCTGCGTACAACGGTCACGACCGACTATTCGACGAGCGACTGGGCCGAATACAACCTCAAGACTGAGACCAAAACCAACCCGAACAATGTCCAGCAACCGGACTTTATCAAGAAGCGCGGGAGCCTCACCGTCTCCGGCCCTGTCAACGACTGGTTGTCGATCCTGGGTCAGGTCTCGCATGAAGAGGCTCTCACCCATAAGGATAAGCAGTATCGGTATTATTCCCAGCGTGCGGAGGAGGATTCAGACAAGAATTTCTACCGCTTCAAGGCAAATGCGGACACCCGCTACGGCGAATTCTCGGCCGAAGTCATCTACGATACGTACCGGCAGCTTTGGGAGAGCCACACCTACCGGGATTTCAAGATGGATATCGGCAAGGATACGCTCACGGCGAAGCTCGAAAACACATACAAAATCGGAGATCAGGCGTTTGCGGGCATCAGTTTCGGCAATGTGAAGCTCACCTCGCGGATGAGCTACAGCGGCAGCGAAACAACTGACGACGCCAGCGGCAATATTGCGCGCCAGATGAAGCAGACCGAGTGGTCGCCGGCCGGCGCTAACGGAAAAGTCGTTTGGACGTCTACCGAGCTGTCGGACTGGTGTCGAACAGACCCAACTCTAAAGCAGGCGACCCTCTGCTACGATGGCGCGTGGGGAGATTCCCTTCAGAAACAAAAACAGGTCTCGTGGTCCGAAGCGGTAACGGGCGATGTTTTTCTCGGAAAGTTCTCCTTCGGTACAGATTATGCCTATACCGATGCGCAACGCATGCGCCCCGAGGACTTCATTTATTATAGCCAGTACACGACCGCTTACACCGCGAAGGTCTCTCGGTTCGATTGCAGCAAAACGTCCGAGGAATGCAGCAAGGAGCAGTTCTCAAACATAAAGACGGTTTGGCGCGCCTATGACATCGACGCCCAATTGCACGACTTCGGCAGCTACGCGGAACTGGACCAGACATGGCGGTGGTTCAACGTGCGGGCGGGTGCGCGTGTGAGCCTCGACAGCTACATGCACAATCTCGACATCGCGCCTCGCCTGGTCGCAACCGTGACACCTTTCGAGGACTTATCCGTATCTGCGGGCTACAATCGATACTATAATGCCAACAGCCTCGCCTATGCCATCCGCGATCAGCAACCGCGCGGGCAGGCCTACATCAGAGCGCATGAGTCTGGCACTGTCAGCGACAGCTGGACGGCACGAGTCATCACCGGCAATTACACCAACAGCGCGTCCGGCCTCGACACGCCTTTTAGCGACGAGCGCACGATTTCCGTGGCGGGAAAGGAACCGCTTCTCGACGGCTCATGGCGTATCCGTTTCCTCGACCGTCGGTCGTTCGACCAATATGCCTCCGACGCTAACGGCACGACGTACACTCTCACGAATAACGGCAAGGGCTTCTATGAGTCGGTGACGGGCGAATATCTGAAGCGCCTCAATCCTTTGACAATCCCGCACATGGACGCGCTCGCCTTCAACGCGTCTTTCACCTGGTCCCGCCAGAGGGTTTCACACAACAACTATTACGTGGATGATCTTATCGACGATCGCATCTGGTACAATGGCAAATCGTACTCACTCGGTGGGTTCGGCGCTGTGCTTGGAAACCTCGATATTCCGATGCGCCTTCAGATGGGCTTCACCAGCAAGTGGTTCGACGACGCGTTGTCATTCGATATCTTCGGCAACTACAACCTTGCCTTCCGCGGCATTCGCGACACAGAAGAAAAAATCAGTATCGATGGTGTAACCCACGATATATACGAGGATTTTGACTATAGTTCTCGTTTCACGGTGGACGTTGCGAGCGCGTACACCTTCTTCAAGGAAGGCGATACAAGCTTCACCGTCGACGGGCGTATCGACAACGTCTTCAACGAGACGGGTAATGCCACCGCCACCAACGCGCGCCCCTGGATTATCGGGCGCACGGTCTGGGTCGGGGCGAAGGCAACCTTCTGA
- a CDS encoding HEPN domain-containing protein, with the protein MTAPEAGPPVPFQPYGLVSLWDMLEIDAQAFVVAVESLNAIDAHLAHLDLSDDKIINDEDTIATIASLLLDLNKATDAIYAPVTEQALARLMELLVNKKCKETELSGKLSDIRQRLRDELNGTTFFVLEEVYADLYNGTIDYFGFDIGVTFSSQAEADIEEAGKCLALGRGTSCVFHLMRAMEAAVKVLGSKLGVTNTEKEWGKILSDLGRKIEDMPKGPSRDEWSACHVNLYHVKQAWRNSTMHPKETYTAEQAREVLLSVRIFMRQLATLV; encoded by the coding sequence ATGACCGCGCCTGAAGCTGGGCCGCCCGTCCCATTTCAACCCTACGGGCTCGTGAGCCTGTGGGATATGTTGGAAATTGATGCTCAAGCCTTTGTGGTGGCTGTCGAGTCACTGAATGCAATAGATGCCCATTTGGCACATCTAGACCTTAGCGATGATAAGATCATAAACGACGAGGATACGATTGCAACCATTGCAAGTCTTCTGCTTGATCTCAATAAAGCGACGGATGCCATATATGCACCCGTAACCGAGCAAGCACTAGCTCGCCTAATGGAGCTATTAGTAAACAAGAAATGCAAAGAAACAGAGCTATCAGGAAAACTTAGTGACATCAGGCAAAGACTTAGAGATGAACTTAATGGCACCACTTTTTTTGTCCTAGAGGAAGTATACGCAGATCTTTATAACGGAACTATTGATTATTTCGGCTTCGACATCGGGGTAACTTTTTCGAGTCAAGCAGAGGCGGACATCGAAGAAGCTGGTAAGTGTTTAGCTCTTGGACGTGGAACCTCTTGCGTTTTTCATTTGATGCGCGCCATGGAAGCTGCGGTCAAGGTTCTTGGCTCCAAACTCGGTGTAACAAATACTGAAAAGGAATGGGGAAAGATTCTTAGTGATTTGGGGCGCAAGATTGAAGATATGCCTAAAGGACCATCGCGTGATGAATGGTCAGCCTGCCACGTAAACCTCTACCACGTTAAACAGGCGTGGCGAAATTCGACCATGCACCCGAAAGAAACATACACTGCGGAACAGGCAAGAGAAGTGCTTCTCTCCGTGCGTATTTTTATGCGCCAGCTAGCGACACTGGTCTGA
- a CDS encoding IS481 family transposase has translation MGQILHGSATTTEAVRRAIQHSQESLRALAKRYGINTKTVSKWKKRSSVADVPTGPKEPKSTVLSVEEEAIIVAFRKHTLLPLDDCLYALQATIPHLTRSSLHRCLQRHGISRLPDVEGDKPARKKFKSYPIGYFHVDIAEVQTAEGKLYLYVAIDRTSKFAFVQLVKKTGRTSASAFLVALIEAVPYKIHTVLTDNGIQFTFPPRYADGPTARYMTHMFDMRCSENGIEHRLTKVKHPWTNGQVERMNRTIKEATVKRYHYDRHEQLETHLSDFINAYNFARRLKTLKGLTPYEFICKCWTNEPERFKIDPIHQMPGLNS, from the coding sequence ATGGGACAAATTCTTCATGGGAGCGCCACAACGACTGAGGCGGTCCGTCGAGCGATACAGCATAGTCAAGAGAGCTTGAGGGCCCTGGCCAAGCGCTACGGCATCAACACGAAGACGGTCTCGAAATGGAAGAAGCGCTCATCCGTCGCCGATGTGCCGACTGGACCGAAAGAGCCGAAATCCACGGTTCTGTCGGTCGAGGAAGAGGCGATAATCGTCGCCTTCCGCAAGCATACGCTCTTGCCGCTCGACGATTGCCTCTATGCGCTACAGGCGACGATACCGCATCTGACTCGCTCGTCGCTGCATCGCTGTCTTCAACGCCACGGTATTTCTCGGCTGCCGGACGTCGAAGGCGACAAGCCCGCCAGGAAGAAGTTCAAGTCCTATCCGATCGGCTATTTTCATGTCGACATAGCCGAAGTGCAGACGGCCGAAGGCAAGCTCTATCTCTACGTCGCCATTGACCGCACGAGCAAATTCGCCTTCGTGCAACTCGTCAAAAAGACCGGCAGGACGTCCGCTTCAGCCTTCCTCGTCGCCCTGATAGAGGCAGTTCCCTACAAGATTCACACGGTGCTCACCGACAACGGCATCCAGTTCACGTTTCCGCCGCGTTATGCCGATGGACCAACGGCCAGATACATGACGCACATGTTTGACATGCGATGCAGCGAGAACGGCATTGAGCACCGCCTCACCAAGGTCAAGCATCCCTGGACAAACGGCCAGGTCGAGCGAATGAACCGGACGATCAAGGAGGCGACGGTCAAACGCTATCACTACGACCGTCACGAGCAGCTCGAAACCCACCTATCGGACTTCATCAACGCCTATAACTTTGCTCGCCGACTAAAGACCCTCAAAGGCCTCACGCCTTATGAGTTCATCTGTAAATGCTGGACGAATGAGCCGGAAAGATTCAAGATCGATCCAATCCATCAAATGCCGGGACTGAACAGCTAG
- a CDS encoding FecR family protein: MAAKNGHSVEDDAVEWFVLRDASATDEDRERFLAWRDADPVHARAWGEIERLWSNLDHVSPQSLGLRRPGRENVSLLMPSHTPPPHVVGRRALSFGSRVSGAALVLCALLIWAWMPHSFADYRSGIGERRTVLLDDHSEIELGSATAIDVAFSPTHREVRLLEGEAFFTVAKDAARPFIVATAQGEIEVRGTAFNVKITDAVAVAVAEHSVSVTSAGGNTASVQQGKMVRFDQKAVSPASNADLDAIQAWRRDQLVFIDTPLEAVLADLRRYRVGRIDLLSAVAGQKRITAVFEKNRIDDALDTIAESLDLRVIRATSLFTALVAN; this comes from the coding sequence ATGGCCGCGAAGAATGGACATTCCGTCGAAGATGACGCCGTTGAGTGGTTCGTGCTTCGCGACGCTTCCGCCACCGACGAGGATCGTGAGCGCTTTCTTGCCTGGCGCGATGCCGACCCGGTTCACGCCCGCGCATGGGGTGAGATCGAGCGGTTGTGGAGCAATCTCGATCATGTGTCCCCACAATCTCTAGGCCTGCGCAGGCCAGGCAGGGAAAACGTTTCGCTGCTGATGCCCTCGCATACACCGCCACCCCACGTCGTTGGCCGCCGTGCGCTGTCCTTCGGTTCGAGGGTTTCGGGCGCAGCGCTTGTGTTATGCGCGCTGTTGATATGGGCATGGATGCCGCACAGCTTCGCGGATTACCGTTCGGGCATCGGCGAGCGCCGCACAGTGCTCCTTGACGATCACTCGGAAATCGAGCTTGGCTCGGCGACCGCTATCGATGTGGCTTTCTCACCCACGCATCGTGAAGTCCGCCTTCTTGAAGGTGAGGCGTTTTTCACGGTCGCCAAAGACGCTGCGCGACCTTTCATCGTTGCGACGGCTCAAGGCGAGATCGAAGTGCGGGGCACCGCATTCAATGTGAAGATCACCGACGCGGTAGCCGTCGCAGTCGCCGAGCATAGCGTGTCGGTCACATCGGCGGGTGGCAATACCGCGTCTGTTCAGCAAGGCAAGATGGTGCGCTTCGACCAGAAAGCCGTCTCTCCTGCTTCAAACGCGGATCTCGACGCAATTCAAGCCTGGCGGCGCGATCAGCTTGTTTTTATCGATACGCCGCTCGAAGCCGTGCTGGCGGATTTGCGCCGCTATCGTGTCGGACGCATCGACCTCCTGAGCGCCGTGGCCGGCCAGAAGAGGATCACCGCAGTTTTCGAGAAAAATCGTATCGACGATGCGCTCGACACCATAGCGGAAAGCCTCGATCTTCGCGTGATCCGCGCAACGAGCCTGTTCACCGCGCTCGTGGCCAACTAG
- a CDS encoding RNA polymerase sigma factor, with amino-acid sequence MTIDHFGIAALYSNEQARLKRKLQRRGLSASSADDAVQDAFVRLLRLSGADIQDKRAYINRVAETVASNTMRGTRRGAAVIDPRAEVDDNVADAAPLADAKIISQEQIAALEAAISELPARCREVLLLHKYEGLSYAEIAAHLGIAKNTVMVHMVKALGRLRACLQEH; translated from the coding sequence ATGACCATCGATCATTTCGGTATCGCCGCTCTATACTCGAACGAGCAAGCTAGGCTGAAGCGCAAATTGCAACGGCGAGGATTATCGGCGTCGTCCGCAGACGACGCTGTGCAGGATGCGTTTGTTCGCCTGTTGCGCCTTTCAGGTGCCGATATTCAGGACAAGCGAGCCTATATCAACAGGGTAGCTGAAACGGTTGCCAGCAATACCATGCGAGGGACGCGTCGCGGGGCGGCGGTCATTGATCCGCGCGCGGAGGTTGACGACAATGTCGCCGATGCGGCCCCGCTCGCCGATGCCAAGATAATTTCACAAGAGCAAATAGCGGCGCTTGAAGCCGCTATATCTGAACTGCCCGCGCGCTGCCGGGAAGTCCTTCTGCTTCACAAATATGAGGGGCTGAGCTATGCGGAGATCGCCGCACATCTCGGCATCGCAAAAAACACCGTGATGGTGCATATGGTGAAGGCACTTGGCCGCCTCCGGGCGTGTCTCCAGGAACACTGA
- a CDS encoding HsdM family class I SAM-dependent methyltransferase yields MFHGFDFDNTMLRIGSMNMVLHGVEDADVSYRDSLAEAHSADAGNYSLVLANPPFAGSLDYDSTAKNLQATVKTKKTELLFLALFLRLLRTGGRAAVIVPDGVLFGSSTAHKEIRRILVEDQKLDAIIKLPSGVFRPYAGVSCAIVVFTKTESGGTDRVWFYDMQADGYSLDDKRTALLDGTKLGPLPDEALTPEEHAKNNLPDILARWQDRATEAARPRTAQSFMVLKADIVASGGYDLSLNRYREVEHADVEHESPAAIIAELKAIEAESPKG; encoded by the coding sequence ATGTTCCACGGCTTCGACTTCGACAACACCATGCTGCGCATCGGCTCGATGAACATGGTGCTGCACGGCGTGGAAGACGCGGATGTCTCTTATCGCGACAGCCTCGCCGAGGCGCACAGCGCGGACGCCGGCAATTACAGCCTTGTGCTCGCCAATCCGCCGTTTGCGGGCTCGCTCGATTACGACAGCACGGCCAAGAACCTGCAGGCCACCGTCAAGACGAAGAAGACGGAGCTGCTTTTCCTCGCGCTGTTCCTGCGCCTCCTGCGCACCGGCGGGCGCGCGGCTGTGATCGTGCCGGACGGCGTGCTGTTCGGCTCGTCCACGGCGCACAAGGAGATCCGCCGCATCCTCGTCGAGGATCAGAAGCTCGACGCAATCATCAAGCTGCCCTCGGGCGTGTTCCGCCCCTATGCGGGCGTGTCCTGCGCCATCGTCGTGTTCACCAAGACGGAATCCGGCGGCACGGATCGCGTCTGGTTCTACGACATGCAGGCGGATGGCTATTCGCTGGACGACAAGCGCACGGCGCTGCTCGACGGCACGAAGCTTGGCCCGCTGCCGGACGAAGCGCTGACGCCGGAGGAACACGCGAAAAACAACCTGCCCGACATTTTGGCGCGCTGGCAGGATCGGGCGACAGAGGCCGCGCGCCCGCGCACGGCACAGAGCTTCATGGTGTTGAAGGCCGACATCGTGGCTTCTGGCGGCTACGACCTCTCGCTCAACCGCTACAGAGAGGTCGAGCACGCGGACGTCGAGCATGAAAGCCCCGCCGCGATCATCGCGGAGTTGAAGGCGATTGAGGCGGAATCTCCGAAGGGCTGA
- a CDS encoding type I restriction-modification system subunit M N-terminal domain-containing protein produces the protein MLTGHIRSQIDQIWNTFWSGGVSNPLSVIEQITYLLFIKRLDELHTLEENKAQRLGKPIVRLPRTSIRRCSTASTSTTPCCASAR, from the coding sequence ATGCTCACAGGACACATCCGCAGCCAGATCGATCAAATCTGGAATACATTCTGGTCTGGCGGGGTATCGAACCCGCTTTCCGTCATCGAGCAGATCACCTACCTCCTGTTCATCAAGCGCCTCGACGAACTGCACACGCTCGAAGAAAACAAGGCGCAGCGCCTCGGCAAGCCGATCGTGCGCTTGCCACGTACTTCCATTCGAAGATGTTCCACGGCTTCGACTTCGACAACACCATGCTGCGCATCGGCTCGATGA
- a CDS encoding caspase family protein: MGTLRVDHLLSRFFILALLFIGPASAAFAEKRVALLVGVDAYDNLEPLKKAVGDARAIRDLLTEQGDVEIAAFLTNPSRNEFWNAWQGFLTRLREGDEAIVAISSHGIEIEGNNYLLARDAPPSGAGQRVIQQNAIRFGDLMEDLAAKNPRVALVILDACRDNPYRARGERSLGGERGLGRIDPPRGTFVLYSAGASETALDRLAETDPEPTSVYIRNLLPLLKTQGSKIQDVAVAVRGKVSDLAYRQMRHQQNPAYYDNLKGSAPYCFAGCAAPAKPQAAAPVPLPAPQASLAPEEPSERGTERVAPSFNCNGVNLNSVELKICHVAQLARLDLEMQRVYDNLLRASKSNVTAFNTLVSDQRQWLKLRSMCGPSENCIDAVYKRRLEELNERFSVSLPNETERVAPSFNCNDANLNLAEIKVCQVDQLSRLDIEMQKLYDNLIQDLRSNVSAFKLLVSEQRQWLKLRSMCGANELCLTDTYKRRLQQLKYRLG; the protein is encoded by the coding sequence ATGGGCACACTCCGCGTCGATCATTTGCTTTCGCGCTTTTTTATACTGGCGCTGCTTTTTATCGGTCCTGCCAGCGCTGCTTTCGCCGAAAAGCGCGTGGCGCTGCTTGTAGGCGTCGACGCCTACGACAATCTAGAACCGCTGAAAAAAGCCGTCGGCGACGCTAGGGCGATCCGCGACCTGCTCACCGAACAGGGCGATGTCGAGATAGCAGCCTTCCTGACTAACCCATCGCGCAATGAATTCTGGAATGCATGGCAGGGCTTTCTCACCCGCCTTCGCGAGGGAGACGAAGCCATCGTCGCTATTTCGAGCCACGGCATTGAGATCGAGGGCAACAATTATCTCCTCGCGAGAGATGCGCCGCCATCGGGCGCAGGCCAGCGCGTGATCCAGCAAAACGCCATTCGCTTCGGCGATCTGATGGAAGACCTGGCGGCCAAAAATCCGCGGGTTGCCCTCGTCATCCTTGATGCCTGTCGCGACAACCCCTACCGCGCGAGGGGCGAAAGGAGCTTAGGCGGCGAACGCGGCCTAGGCCGTATCGATCCGCCGCGCGGGACTTTCGTGCTGTATTCGGCGGGCGCGAGCGAGACAGCGCTCGACCGGCTCGCCGAAACCGACCCAGAGCCGACTTCGGTTTATATCCGCAATCTGCTGCCTCTGCTGAAAACACAGGGATCCAAGATTCAGGATGTCGCCGTCGCCGTGCGCGGCAAGGTTTCCGATCTTGCCTATAGGCAGATGCGGCACCAGCAGAACCCTGCCTATTACGACAATCTGAAGGGAAGCGCGCCCTATTGCTTCGCGGGATGCGCCGCACCAGCCAAGCCACAAGCCGCCGCACCGGTTCCACTCCCAGCGCCACAAGCGAGCTTGGCTCCCGAGGAACCATCTGAACGCGGCACAGAACGCGTCGCTCCATCATTCAACTGCAACGGTGTCAATCTAAACTCAGTCGAGCTAAAAATTTGCCATGTTGCGCAACTTGCTCGCTTGGATCTCGAAATGCAACGCGTCTACGACAACTTGCTACGAGCTTCAAAATCAAATGTCACCGCTTTCAACACACTTGTATCAGATCAAAGGCAATGGCTAAAACTCCGCAGCATGTGCGGGCCAAGCGAAAACTGTATAGATGCTGTTTATAAACGCAGGCTGGAAGAATTGAATGAGCGGTTTAGCGTGTCGCTTCCCAACGAAACGGAACGCGTCGCTCCGTCATTCAACTGCAATGATGCTAATCTAAACCTAGCCGAAATCAAGGTTTGCCAAGTCGATCAGCTTTCCCGCTTGGATATCGAAATGCAAAAATTATACGATAATCTGATTCAAGATTTGAGGTCAAATGTATCCGCTTTCAAATTGCTTGTATCAGAGCAAAGGCAGTGGCTTAAGCTGAGAAGCATGTGCGGCGCAAATGAACTATGCCTAACTGATACTTATAAACGCAGGCTGCAACAGCTAAAATACCGGCTTGGCTAG
- a CDS encoding N-acetylmuramoyl-L-alanine amidase family protein gives MREYAITFVLLTLLSGTAVAQETPPTCDRENFKVAIDVGHSEQAPGATSARGVSEFYFNTELSKKIGEALTSSGFRNAILNETGGGVESLLRRARRASELQANLFISIHHDSVQKEYLKAWMFNGRTHYYYDGFSGFSLFVSKENPGYERSLAFAKELGAQLISHGRIFSRHHAEPIKGESREIVDNKNGIYRYDHLVVLRRTLMPAVLLEAGIVVNREDETRLADPAYQETTARAVASAVNAFCNSVSGELKNR, from the coding sequence ATGCGGGAATACGCAATAACTTTTGTGTTACTCACGCTTCTTTCAGGAACGGCGGTCGCTCAGGAAACACCGCCAACTTGTGATCGCGAAAACTTTAAGGTCGCTATCGACGTTGGCCACAGCGAACAAGCGCCTGGCGCGACAAGTGCAAGAGGGGTTTCGGAATTTTACTTCAATACAGAGCTATCAAAAAAAATAGGAGAAGCCCTCACTAGCAGCGGGTTTCGAAATGCCATCTTAAATGAAACAGGTGGCGGCGTAGAATCATTATTGAGACGCGCTCGTCGCGCTTCTGAACTGCAAGCAAATCTATTTATTTCGATACATCACGATTCAGTACAGAAGGAATATTTGAAAGCCTGGATGTTTAACGGGCGAACGCATTACTATTATGATGGATTTAGTGGATTTTCACTCTTTGTGTCGAAAGAAAATCCTGGATATGAAAGAAGTCTTGCATTTGCGAAGGAGCTAGGGGCGCAGCTTATATCGCATGGTCGGATATTCTCGCGCCATCACGCTGAACCAATAAAAGGAGAGAGTAGAGAAATTGTTGACAACAAGAATGGGATATACCGTTACGATCACCTTGTTGTATTGAGAAGAACATTGATGCCGGCGGTTTTGCTCGAAGCGGGTATCGTTGTAAACCGTGAGGATGAAACCCGCCTAGCTGATCCCGCTTATCAGGAGACCACAGCCCGCGCAGTTGCATCGGCTGTAAATGCATTTTGCAATAGTGTAAGCGGAGAGTTGAAGAACAGATAG